The proteins below are encoded in one region of Paenibacillus sp.:
- a CDS encoding ABC transporter substrate-binding protein encodes MRSTKKNAASLLVSGAMLISLLAACSGGAEPASKEDGSASEGAAAATTSETATEAAAKEEAAPEPVTISLLTDNTQDAVNGAKALIEAFQAKYPHITVEHETRPQGAEGDNFVKTRLATGDMNDVFFYNSGSLMQALNPEQNMVDLTNEPFQANVIDSFKPTVTFNGKVYGAPVGSTMGGGWFYNKKIYADLGLSIPKTWAELMENNDKIKAAGLTPIIGSYKETWTSQLIMLADYYNVQAQVPNFAADYTANKAKYATTPAALRSFQKLEETVGYMNKDFLATTYDGGLKMLAEGQGAHYPMLTFAVPALVQNNPEQIDNIGFFAQPGDSADQNGLTVWMPGAAYIYKNGQHIEEAKKFVEFVASVEGIAAMSQVSKPSGPYVVKGAEMPEDTPQVILDMLPYFENNMTAPALEFLSPIKGPNLEHFTVEVGSGLRSAEDAAAAYDKDVEKQAQQLGLEGW; translated from the coding sequence ATGCGGAGTACGAAAAAGAATGCCGCTAGTTTACTCGTCAGCGGCGCGATGTTGATCAGTTTGCTCGCGGCTTGCAGCGGCGGGGCGGAGCCGGCGTCGAAGGAAGATGGAAGCGCTTCCGAAGGTGCCGCGGCGGCGACGACGTCGGAAACGGCAACGGAAGCGGCGGCGAAGGAAGAGGCCGCGCCCGAGCCCGTTACGATTTCGTTGTTGACGGACAATACGCAGGATGCAGTGAACGGCGCGAAGGCTCTGATTGAAGCGTTCCAGGCGAAGTACCCGCACATCACGGTCGAGCACGAGACGCGGCCGCAGGGGGCAGAAGGCGATAACTTCGTGAAGACGCGCCTCGCTACCGGCGATATGAATGACGTGTTCTTCTACAACTCCGGTTCCTTAATGCAGGCGTTGAATCCGGAGCAAAACATGGTCGACTTGACGAACGAACCGTTCCAAGCGAACGTCATCGATTCGTTCAAACCGACCGTCACGTTCAACGGCAAGGTGTACGGCGCGCCGGTCGGTTCGACGATGGGCGGCGGCTGGTTTTATAACAAGAAAATATATGCGGACCTCGGGCTGTCCATCCCCAAAACGTGGGCGGAGCTGATGGAGAACAACGACAAAATTAAAGCGGCCGGCCTTACGCCGATCATCGGATCGTACAAAGAAACGTGGACGTCACAGTTGATCATGCTGGCGGACTACTACAACGTGCAGGCGCAGGTTCCGAATTTCGCGGCCGATTACACCGCCAATAAGGCGAAATACGCAACGACGCCGGCGGCGCTGCGCAGCTTCCAGAAGCTGGAGGAAACCGTCGGATACATGAACAAAGACTTCCTCGCCACGACCTACGACGGCGGGTTGAAGATGCTCGCCGAAGGTCAAGGCGCCCACTATCCGATGCTTACGTTCGCCGTGCCTGCTCTCGTGCAAAACAACCCGGAGCAGATCGACAACATCGGCTTCTTCGCGCAGCCGGGCGACAGCGCGGATCAGAACGGGTTAACCGTCTGGATGCCTGGAGCCGCCTATATATACAAGAACGGCCAGCATATCGAAGAAGCGAAAAAATTCGTGGAGTTCGTCGCCTCCGTCGAAGGGATCGCGGCGATGTCCCAAGTGTCGAAGCCGTCCGGTCCGTACGTCGTCAAAGGCGCGGAGATGCCGGAAGATACGCCTCAGGTCATTCTCGACATGCTCCCGTATTTCGAGAACAACATGACGGCGCCGGCGCTGGAATTCTTGTCTCCGATCAAAGGGCCGAATTTGGAGCATTTCACGGTCGAGGTCGGCTCCGGTCTCCGTTCGGCCGAAGACGCCGCGGCCGCCTACGACAAGGACGTCGAGAAGCAAGCGCAGCAGCTCGGTCTGGAAGGCTGGTAA
- a CDS encoding response regulator, protein MLKAVAFDDEYLVLEGLQSMIDWRGFGIEFAGTAAEGVAALALFRRERPDIVLTDIRMPGMDGLQLVEAILKEAPETYCIVFSGFNEFEYVKRAIQLGVADYLQKPISVQTIEQAIRKSLDKIRTQHETAVLKEKWEDSKRELLEKATLDLLLLGEDAVRKWRDYFGPEADHIACATILACSDAFALPEQPEYRTVALRNGEERLTVVFHLLPPTFEFWDRIAEETEQSELVAGAGRTVFDLSQAAVGYQEAKRALRCAYFLKMKGLLRFEQLGDILTAPDGLSEREEAITLKMRVGDHDGLMEEVDRFIAWIQEEKVDPEVAEREMVKLIYLALEVSKEGGAERSRERFVPHVEIRDMLAKGKMLEWFREKMEEIAAWSLESRETSKHGAVGKARAFIAEHISANLSLEEVAEHVGMNPSYLSVLFKEVLGETYIRYVTRERMELAKKLLSKGVKVNDVCEQVGYHSYRHFSEVFKKFTGCTPGQYKEEQPFLKKAGAAPT, encoded by the coding sequence ATGTTGAAAGCGGTTGCGTTCGACGACGAGTACCTTGTGTTGGAAGGCCTTCAATCGATGATCGACTGGCGCGGCTTCGGGATCGAATTCGCGGGCACCGCAGCGGAGGGCGTCGCGGCGCTGGCGCTGTTCCGCCGCGAACGGCCGGACATCGTGCTGACGGATATTCGGATGCCCGGCATGGACGGCCTGCAGCTGGTCGAAGCCATTTTGAAGGAAGCGCCGGAAACGTACTGCATCGTGTTCAGCGGGTTCAACGAATTCGAATACGTGAAGCGCGCGATCCAATTGGGGGTCGCGGATTATTTGCAGAAGCCGATTTCCGTACAAACGATCGAGCAGGCGATCCGCAAGTCGCTCGACAAAATTCGGACCCAGCACGAAACCGCCGTCTTGAAAGAAAAGTGGGAGGACAGCAAGCGGGAGCTTCTCGAGAAAGCGACGTTGGATCTGCTGCTGCTCGGCGAAGACGCCGTACGGAAGTGGCGGGACTATTTCGGTCCGGAGGCCGATCACATCGCCTGCGCGACGATCCTCGCCTGTTCCGATGCGTTCGCGCTGCCGGAGCAGCCGGAATATCGGACGGTCGCGCTGCGGAACGGCGAGGAGCGGCTGACGGTCGTCTTTCACCTGCTTCCGCCGACATTCGAGTTTTGGGATCGGATCGCAGAGGAGACGGAGCAGTCGGAACTCGTCGCCGGGGCCGGACGCACTGTGTTCGATCTGTCGCAAGCCGCCGTCGGTTACCAAGAAGCGAAACGGGCGCTGCGCTGCGCGTATTTCCTAAAGATGAAGGGCCTGCTTCGCTTCGAGCAATTAGGAGACATTCTAACGGCGCCGGACGGGCTGAGCGAGCGGGAAGAGGCGATCACGCTGAAGATGCGCGTCGGCGACCATGACGGCTTGATGGAAGAGGTCGATCGGTTTATCGCATGGATTCAAGAAGAGAAGGTGGATCCGGAGGTTGCCGAACGGGAAATGGTAAAGCTGATTTACTTGGCGCTGGAAGTGTCGAAGGAGGGCGGGGCGGAGCGGAGCCGCGAGCGATTTGTGCCGCACGTCGAAATCCGCGACATGCTTGCGAAGGGGAAAATGCTGGAATGGTTCCGCGAGAAGATGGAGGAGATCGCGGCTTGGTCTCTCGAAAGCAGGGAAACGAGCAAACACGGCGCCGTAGGGAAAGCGCGCGCCTTCATCGCGGAGCACATATCCGCAAACTTGTCGCTGGAGGAAGTCGCGGAGCATGTCGGAATGAACCCGTCTTATTTGAGCGTCCTATTTAAGGAAGTCTTGGGGGAGACATATATTCGGTATGTGACTCGCGAGCGGATGGAGCTGGCGAAAAAGCTGTTGTCCAAAGGCGTCAAGGTCAACGATGTTTGCGAGCAGGTCGGATACCACTCGTACCGGCATTTCTCCGAGGTGTTCAAGAAGTTCACGGGCTGTACGCCGGGACAGTACAAAGAGGAGCAGCCGTTCCTGAAAAAAGCGGGCGCCGCTCCGACCTAA